A window of Plasmodium brasilianum strain Bolivian I chromosome 8, whole genome shotgun sequence contains these coding sequences:
- a CDS encoding hypothetical protein (conserved Plasmodium protein), with amino-acid sequence MIKRVVKKDNVLISRCRRFVYIPSQADIAKLSTKSLGNYAFDILRLSKENEGLYEMFKKKVQSEINSFDAKDCYRVLKSLEVNNKLGEEEVLIKSILHQISVQACKYSMKEICDICFLCSKLNLIYIPLFASLSVAFLNKITLASPEHISIICLSFCKIHIKDINLFNRIAVATLNILHTFDVESLINVLTSFSYLDIQKDMLLFSSVDIFIKNQNKLDANQLVKITYIYSKFYYRNNDIISMLRNKLPSHISYLNNVQLAELIISLDKLCINFYAINKFFTNVNLLHLKFPIAIKVINVLSKLHNINIEFKYDHILLCLNNFLFVHGKSSKHLNGKVKRKFLEKFNTSYGIKNGNGAFLKSDTYNDNIVAHNASNAKECKDGVNFKGMLSDYYSSYYRPRDGIKEKILFYKEIRGTNLDKADGGDYADYADYADYDDYADYADYADYDDYGDYENYDNYDNYDNYVNHDDHHHVVRSTEGESHFIPLGSSELNEKYYFHLNLMNKLNADSVCHLSVDMFESTCNMLLRNSLINEYEKEMKFYLNCISKEIIFLKEYLNFDCLIKLFSSLLKIPIIWNMSFLDFNIMNTIKDKCLFYINNEINFYEQLLKRYMCIFRTSEYTDNHSLILCCLFNLYNIKDKKEYSDLFKECLQYYSLIMRKGKVNNGRKCSSYIVEEISVYNFVDFYYKDIPLWNKNAGCTSASSLASHPPRNFSHNNISSIYCNDDADVYGYCDDECNVGGTNSLSQTPRSTRINKILNIELLSIVQNYNKHVKINFKDDIYYISLFEYDNYIAYVFLEPQDYFHSCNENNELKIVNTLLKRKEDKTNDSKCNSIFLINNISYNPYYVFYNDNYFIKSEILIKINYLLIKGYTIIAIPFYSWMCMNYEEKSSTISDLRKNVLNGNVLSFVRGQTDEHGNLNIDLTYNGDEKKRINLELDKNIETVDSPLIIILPTENVSPSRLYENYLKQTENPKYISVKNVLNNMVNTFEPVVH; translated from the coding sequence ATGATAAAGCGAGTGGTGAAAAAGGATAATGTACTTATATCCCGTTGTAGAAGATTTGTTTATATACCAAGCCAAGCGGATATAGCAAAATTGTCAACAAAGAGTTTAGGAAATTATGCATTTGATATTTTGAGATTATCTAAGGAAAACGAGGGTTTATATGAAATGTTTAAAAAGAAAGTCCAGAGTGAAATAAATTCATTCGATGCAAAAGATTGTTATAGGGTACTAAAGTCACTAGAGGTAAATAACAAATTGGGGGAGGAAGaagttttaataaaaagcatCTTACATCAAATATCTGTTCAGGCATGTAAATATTCTATGAAAGAAATTTGTgacatatgttttttatgttCTAAATTGAACTTGATTTATATACCCTTATTTGCTTCTTTATCTGttgcatttttaaataaaattactttGGCTAGTCCTGAacatatatctataatatgtttaagtttttgtaaaattcatataaaagatataaatttattcaatCGGATTGCAGTTGCAACACTAAATATATTGCATACATTCGATGTAGAGagtttaataaatgtattaacTTCTTTTAGTTATTTGGACATACAAAAAGACatgcttttattttcttctgtagatatatttattaaaaatcaaaataaattagatgCAAATCAGTTAgttaaaattacatatatatattcaaagtTCTACTACagaaataatgatattatcTCAATGCTTCGAAACAAATTGCCTTCacatatttcatatttaaataatgtgCAGCTAGCAGAATTAATAATTTCGTTAGATAAATTATGCATCAACTTTTATgctataaataaattttttactaatGTAAATTtgttacatttaaaatttcccATTGCAATAAAAGTCATAAATGTTTTATCGAAACtacataatattaatatagaaTTTAAATATGACCATATTTTGCTTTGCcttaataatttcttatttgtTCATGGAAAAAGTAGTAAACACCTGAACGGCAAggtaaaaaggaaatttttagaaaaatttaacaCATCCTACGGTATAAAGAATGGAAACGgtgcttttttaaaaagtgaCACATATAATGATAACATAGTTGCTCATAATGCAAGCAATGCAAAGGAATGCAAGGATGGAGTAAATTTCAAGGGTATGTTATCTGACTACTATAGTAGTTATTACCGTCCAAGAGATGgtataaaagagaaaatattattttataaggaAATTAGAGGAACAAATTTGGATAAAGCTGATGGGGGTGATTATGCCGATTATGCCGATTATGCCGATTATGACGATTATGCCGATTATGCCGATTATGCCGATTATGACGATTATGGCGATTATGAGAATTATGACAATTATGACAATTATGACAATTATGTTAATCATGATGATCACCATCATGTTGTTCGATCAACTGAGGGAGAGTCGCATTTCATTCCATTAGGGAGTAGCGAGTTGAATGAAAAATACTATTTTCATCTCAATTTgatgaataaattaaatgcaGATTCTGTTTGCCATTTGAGTGTAGATATGTTTGAGTCTACATGTAATATGCTATTAAGAAAttcattaataaatgaatacgAGAAGGAgatgaaattttatttaaattgtattagcaaggaaataatttttttaaaagaataccTTAATTTTGattgtttaataaaattattttcatctttattaaaaataccaATAATATGGAATATGTCCTTCTTAGACTTTAATATAATGAACACAATAAAAGACAagtgtttattttatattaataatgaaattaatttttatgaacagctattaaaaagatatatgtgCATTTTCCGTACTTCGGAATATACGGACAATCATAGTTTGATATTATGTTGTTTattcaatttatataatattaaggataaaaaggaatacagtgatttatttaaagaatgCTTACAGTATTATTCGCTAATAATGAGGAAAGGTAAAGTAAACAATGGAAGAAAATGTAGCAGTTATATAGTAGAAGAAATTagtgtatataattttgtagacttttattataaagatATTCCTTTGTGGAATAAAAATGCGGGATGTACAAGTGCCTCGAGTTTGGCTAGTCATCCGCCGAGAAACTTTtctcataataatattagcagCATTTATTGTAACGATGATGCTGATGTTTATGGTTACTGTGATGATGAATGTAATGTAGGGGGTACTAACTCCCTTTCGCAGACTCCTAGAAGCACaaggataaataaaatactcaACATAGAATTACTTAGCATCGttcaaaattataacaaacatgtaaaaataaattttaaggatgatatatattacatttcaCTATTTGAATATGACAATTACATAGCTTATGTATTTTTAGAGCCACAGGATTATTTTCATTCGTGCAATGAAAATAACgaattaaaaattgttaacactttgttaaaaagaaaagaagacaAAACGAATGACAGTAAGTGCAATTCCATTTtcttaattaataatatttcatataacccttattatgttttttacaatgataattattttattaaatcagaaatattaattaaaataaattatttgttaataaaagGATATACTATAATAGCAATACCATTTTATTCGTGGATGTGTATgaattatgaagaaaaaagtaGCACCATTTCTGATCTTCGAAAAAATGTCCTGAACGG
- a CDS encoding transmembrane protein 147: MLKIIFQESANIIDLAGIYYVLVHKHTNTFNLKERILSVGLSWGFYESMATNFFPFFMGGKSMDFSLKHIYRSISANTFLFSNLSKTCLLFIWIKNVQNKKKINLVNLLLMYFTFILPLANRIILIHEDLFDYRMLLYLFLQLFVTLFLSFATKSMLHMKLSSVELSREKSIDIDNNDDVDNEMNKELKKKNKKKRKSLIYR; the protein is encoded by the exons ATGTTAAAG ATAATATTTCAAGAGTCGGCAAATATTATTGACCTAGCTGGAATATACTACGTCCTAGTGCATAA GCACACTAATACATTTAACTTAAAAGAGAGGATATTATCAGTAGGACTCAGTTGGGGATTTTATGAATCGATGGCCACGAATTTTTTCCCGTTTTTCATGG GCGGAAAATCCATGGATTTCTCTTTGAAACATATCTATAGGTCCATATCAGCTAATACCTTTTTG TTTTCCAATTTATCCAAAACctgtttattatttatatggataaaaaatgtacagaataaaaaaaaaattaatttggTTAATTTGCTTTTGATGTactttacttttattttgccCCTCGCGAATAg GATCATATTAATTCATGAGGATTTATTTGACTATAGAATGCTCCTTTATTTATTCCTGCAGCTCTTTGTTACTCTATTTTTGTCCTTTGCTACTAAGAGCATGCTGCATATGAAGTTAAGTAGCGTTGAACTGAGTAGAGAAAAGAGTATAGACattgataataatgatgatgttgataatgaaatgaataaagaactaaagaaaaagaataaaaaaaaaaggaaaagtttAATTTACAGGTAA
- a CDS encoding hypothetical protein (conserved Plasmodium protein) — protein sequence MVAFKPYKFIIFNKNLRNNNFYKQIITFLDLSVLCKEIYLSEKFCKLNYEHVSRKKLIYFSDSDLVDKLNQNHSYSHSHSQNELISTIRNEQQCLPTERDSVNTHNFVFDENIDHNMREGIIETEDLIQKKKTEQENGVLTSKGNRNKKGDQFFLVSLFIYEGKKKEELLNMINFIKMYNVNHINILCLNDYNSILNLFNKQQAKTRISIFCPFYIVHDNYDMCRQNIPKKICDFLYTIISDFLPLNYKHVYLSDLIRAIIVNTELCQRNADQEIEVLRFMDMMQIIGKL from the coding sequence ATGGTTGCCTTTAAACCTTACaagttcataatatttaacaaaaatttgAGAAACAATAACTTTTACAAACAGATAATTACTTTCCTTGATTTATCAGTTCTTTGTAAAGAGATTTATCTAAGTGAAAAATTTTGCAAATTAAATTACGAGCATGtaagtagaaaaaaattaatctaCTTTTCCGACAGTGACTTAGTTGACAAATTAAACCAAAACCATAGTTATAGTCATAGCCATAGCCAAAATGAGTTAATCTCCACGATCAGAAACGAACAGCAGTGTTTACCCACGGAAAGGGATTCAGTGAATACCCACAATTTTGTATTTGACGAAAATATTGATCATAACATGAGGGAAGGCATTATCGAAACAGAAGATTTAAttcagaaaaagaaaacagaACAAGAAAATGGTGTTTTGACCAGCAAGGGAAATAGGAACAAAAAAGGAgatcaattttttttggtcagcctttttatatatgaaggaaagaaaaaagaagaactGCTTAACatgataaattttattaaaatgtacaatgtaaatcatataaacattttatgcttaaatgattataattctattttaaACTTATTTAACAAGCAACAAGCTAAGACCagaatttctattttttgcCCATTTTACATTGTACATGATAATTATGACATGTGCAGGCAAaatattccaaaaaaaatttgcgattttttatatactataaTTAGTGATTTCCTTcctttaaattataaacatgTTTACTTGTCGGATCTCATCAGAGCTATAATAGTAAACACCGAACTTTGCCAGAGGAATGCAGATCAGGAAATAGAAGTGCTGAGATTTATGGATATGATGCAAATTATtggaaaattataa
- a CDS encoding phosducin-like protein 3, producing MNSKITKNIENQILEALKDKENEIDLELRKYETLERKVYDEKDEELEYIKNKRLQELKSKHNENMNLLRKGHGVYKEILSEKEFFDNCKNSKNVCCHFYRNTTWRCEYLDSKLISLSKKFLNINFIKINAEKSPFLCEKLKIWCIPTLMLIQNGRTEHSIIGFDELGGDNFPEQALINVLKKWKLIDTKEAEE from the coding sequence atgaatagcaaaataacgaaaaacATAGAAAACCAAATATTAGAAGCATTAAAAGATAAGGAGAATGAAATAGACTTagaattaagaaaatatgaaacaCTGGAGAGAAAGGTATATGATGAAAAGGATGAAGaattagaatatataaaaaataaaagactacaagaattaaaaagtaaacacaatgaaaatatgaatttgTTAAGAAAAGGACATGGagtatataaagaaattttatccgaaaaagaattttttgataattgtaaaaattctaaaaatgtatgttgtcatttttatagaaatacAACATGGAGGTGTGAATATTTAGACAGTAAATTAATTAGCTTAtccaaaaaatttttaaatattaattttattaagatAAATGCTGAGAAATCTCCTTTTTTATGTGAGAAGTTAAAAATTTGGTGTATACCTACTTTAATGTTAATACAGAATGGAAGGACTGAGCATTCTATAATTGGTTTTGATGAATTAGGGGGAGATAATTTTCCTGAGCAAGCACTCattaatgttttaaaaaaatggaaattaaTTGACACGAAGGAAGCAGAGGAATAA
- a CDS encoding hypothetical protein (conserved Plasmodium protein) has protein sequence MKVSSANNMNNTICASQIIGDKLLQGWTLLNESCYICKVTPLIKQKNKEERFCASCNLFIKPEISKGDREMEQRLEEKGRNELKEKKEQEEQNHGTNKIVNKAVSKAVSKAVSKAASKAVSKAVNNVDDGMNDLTKESMRQGDTHSSSRAMKINGNEKKDKQREEEIIPGQFIKFIKEIKVNNEEFNELLHKEKITKDEIKDLLVYKNYIKERCGYDIGEWLSFDSNFGNKDHAKSESEDGMRNEDMCNEDMCNEDMCNEDMCNEDMRNEDMRNEDICIDDTCNGYVCPDEACADKKKSLSHLPKRERNVNKKIDDVHFSQFKRQDLKISEENYFLNTQIPSNKYNKLEMEFFILNKTKDVFMQKLERYTELLTRNENKNEEMEYINKVASVVSVLEKINILKKYVTV, from the exons atgaAAGTTAGTAGTgctaataatatgaataatactATCTGCGCATCACAAATCATAGGtgataaattattacaagGATGGACCTTGTTGAACGAGAGTTGCTATATT TGTAAGGTGACCCCtcttataaaacaaaaaaataaagaagagcGCTTCTGTGCTAGttgtaatttattcattaaacCGGAAATATCAAAAGGGGATAGAGAAATGGAACAAAGATTggaagaaaaaggaagaaacgaattgaaggaaaaaaaggaacaagaAGAACAAAACCATGGAACAAACAAAATAGTTAATAAAGCAGTTAGCAAAGCAGTTAGCAAAGCAGTTAGCAAAGCAGCTAGCAAAGCTGTTAGCAAAGCTGTAAACAATGTAGATGATGGTATGAATGATTTGACGAAGGAAAGCATGAGGCAGGGAGACACACACAGCAGCAGCAGAgcaatgaaaataaatggaaatgaaaagaaagatAAGCAAAGagaagaagaaataatacCAGGGCAGTTTATTAAATTCATTAAAGAGATAAAAGTGAACAATGAAGAATTTAACGAATTGTTACACAAAGAGAAAATAACAAAAGACGAAATTAAAGACTTGCtcgtatataaaaattatataaaagaaagatGTGGTTACGATATTGGTGAATGGTTAAGTTTTGATTCTAATTTTGGAAATAAGGATCATGCGAAAAGTGAGAGCGAAGATGGTATGCGCAATGAGGATATGTGCAATGAGGATATGTGCAATGAGGATATGTGCAATGAGGATATGTGCAATGAGGATATGCGTAATGAGGATATGCGTAATGAGGATATATGCATTGATGATACGTGCAATGGTTACGTATGCCCAGATGAAGCATGCGCAGATAAGAAGAAAAGTCTTTCTCATTTACCAAAAAGAGAACGAAacgttaataaaaaaatagatgatGTACACTTTTCTCAATTTAAGAGACaagatttaaaaatatcagaagaaaattattttttgaatacaCAAATACCatctaataaatataacaaactTGAAATggagttttttattttaaataaaacaaaagatgTTTTTATGCAAAAACTTGAGAGATATACCGAACTACTCACTAGAAACGAGAACAAGAATGAGGAGATggaatacataaataaagtaGCTAGTGTTGTAAGTGTCCTAGAGAAAATTAACATCCTTAAGAAATATGTTACTGTGTAA
- a CDS encoding G-strand-binding protein 2 — protein sequence MENHSNSPAKGCRVYVGNLPWKVTWPVLKAHMKKAGDVVRVDIFEDMMGRSKGCGIVEYASYEEAQEAINILNDSKLEDRLIFVREDREENSGNYEKRRYNNVRKDKFYDTRRRRDYEYRREYRRDDYRRDSRRDDYRRDYRRDDFMRGEFRRSSKRNCTLIVYNLPPQSTWKELKDLFKKHGRVVRADLKNEESSSKEVTGTVIMESEYDAKNAIDALNFCNFDGYILKVNYENNE from the exons atGGAAAATCATAGCAAT AGTCCAGCTAAGGGTTGTCGTGTGTACGTTGGAAATTTACCCTGGAAAGTTACTTGGCCTGTTTTAAAGGCACATATGAAAAAAGCAGGAGATGTCGTAAGGGTAGATATCTTTGAAGATATGATGGGCAGATCAAAA GGATGTGGAATTGTAGAATATGCCTCATATGAAGAAGCCCAAGAAGCCATCAACATTCTGAATGACTCGAAATTAGAAG ATCGTCTTATATTTGTAAGAGAGGACAGAGAAGAGAATTCAggtaattatgaaaaaagaagatataaCAATGTACGAAAAGATAAATTCTATGATACTAGAAGAAGAAGAGATTATGAATATAGAAGAGAATATAGAAGAGATGACTATAGACGTGATTCTAGAAGAGATGATTACAGAAGGGACTATAGGAGAGATGATTTTATGAGAGGAGAATTTAGAAGGTCGAGTAAAAGAAACTGTACACtaattgtttataatttGCCACCACAAAGCACATGGAAAGAGTTAAaagatttatttaaaaaacatggTAGAGTTGTTAGAGCTGACTTAAAAAACGAAGAGAGTTCATCCAAGGAAGTAACTGGAACCGTTATTATGGAAAGTGAATATGATGCTAAGAATGCTATCGATGCTTTAAACTTTTGCAATTTCGAtggatatattttaaaagttaattatgaaaataatgaataa
- a CDS encoding PPPDE peptidase produces MKKKNRVNHSSRECINKADKQNFIEQEENAEDNKIPDPDFNSSMVYLNIYDLDAVSKVVNTVARSVGAGAFHAGVEVYGYEYSFGGKDILNRRFQTHSTDDILVKTPLTKEEVDLLVEVMKLQWIGDTYDILSRNCLNYADYFCNLLDVGSIPDWVMSLQKKVTWVKSNLNVATTKLKELNKAAGIPTVINYIKKKYNENSDDYEGFKVTVKS; encoded by the exons atgaagaaaaaaaatcgtGTAAATCATAGCAGCAGagaatgtataaataaagcAGATAAACAAAACTTTATTGAGCAGGAAGAAAATGCAGAGGACAATAAAATACCTGACCCTGATTTTAACTCTAGCATGgtctatttaaatatatatgatttggATGCCGTTTCAAAAGTTGTTAATACTGTAGCTAGATCAGTAGGAGCAG gTGCCTTTCATGCTGGTGTAGAGGTATACGGATATGAATACTCTTTTGG ggGTAAAGATATTTTGAATAGGCGCTTCCAAACACATTCAACAGATGATATTCTCGT TAAAACTCCATTAACAAAGGAAGAAGTAGATCTACTGGTGGAAGTAATGAAACTGCAATGGATAGGAGATACCTATGATATATTATCCAG AAATTGTTTAAATTATGCCGACTATTTCTGTAATTTGTTGG ACGTCGGCAGCATACCCGACTGGGTAATGagtttacaaaaaaaagtcaCGTGGGTAAAGTCAAACTTAAATGTAGCAACTACCAAATTGAAG GAACTGAACAAGGCAGCTGGAATACCGActgttataaattatataaagaaaaagtacaATGAAAACAGTGATGATTACGAAGG ATTTAAAGTTACTGTGAAATCatag
- a CDS encoding roadblock/LC7 domain-containing protein: MAGSSSEISESLNAWMNNNSSIVSYVLINLDGIPLKYNDEVSYEHAVKQASLFSDLLTKTKKCVKELLPQENEFNTNLRIRTKKETEYILCNYGDYSLITQQNCKYVQLNKNK; the protein is encoded by the exons atggcTGGATCCTCAAGTGAAATAAGTGAATCTTTAAATGCCTGGATGAACAATAATTCTTCTATCGTTTCTTATGTCCTAATAAATTTAGAtg GCAttcctttaaaatataacgaTGAAGTCAGCTATGAACATGCCGTCAAGCAAGCTTCCTTATTCTc AGACTTActaacaaaaacaaaaaagtgCGTCAAGGAGTTACTTCCACAAGAA AACGAATTTAACACGAACTTAAGAATTCGAACTAAAAAAGAAACAGAATATATTCTATGCAACTACGGGGACTATTCACTAATTACACAACAAAATTGCAAATACGtgcaattaaataaaaataaataa
- a CDS encoding rho GTPase-activating protein, with protein sequence MLDSDAEVPQEILVEYEKLLKKSYTENFDELYKTDLLKVIGKDGYGSHIVLLIPCFIISSGADPEKTLRYAIMTLDPVVKENYVLILCETHTNWLNDAVYTYAKQWYDTLPRKYKKNLKRLYLVHSGFLSKTVLTIITPFVSAKFWKKVEYIEKLEDLFLKLNVNPTIYLRHFPYIVQRNEEVLLGEKPVSVFGSDLEILCQRFGKGYKEFKYIPSIVVDFLSHLTKTEIINTKDLFYLQTDANSLYGIVGDIEYGEPTTDFNNIPSLVCSFRLFLDTQKHGLLGKDAFSRLYHLKIVSASDKVIRANLFKLYNKLEQGVKECLLCLLKFFKTVSIHSSENNMTIETLAKIFSSTFFRPRIPNAVFSECIPLANKCLQMLIETPEILTNPQIYDTDSDSSEMSEGDSELEESKEKEEISDSSSNEEEGEEKEEGEESEHSSSEGERDSDKSALLNTSLNSGDEEKVEDKEKKKKSELKNEILDGNSDEGSEDDESEEDSMEDTVEDTGEQSKDESKDESKDESKNKLNSGKNSKRVNFKREELKE encoded by the exons ATGTTAGACTCCGATGCTGAAGTTCCTCAAGAAATTTTGGTGGAATACGAAAAATTGCTGAAAAAATCTTATACGGAAAATTTTGATga GTTATATAAGACAGATTTACTTAAAGTGATAGGAAAAGATGGATACGGATCGCACATCGTTTTACTAATCCCttgttttataatatcatcTGGGGCCGACCCTGAGAAAACACT GAGATATGCAATAATGACGTTAGACCCAGTAGTGAAGGAAAACTATGTGCTGATACTATGCGAAACTCATACGAATTGGTTGAATGATGCAGTTTATACCTATGCCAAGCAgt GGTATGACACGTTACCgagaaaatacaaaaagaaTTTGAAGAGGTTATACCTGGTTCATAGTGGATTCTTGTCCAAAACTGTGCTAACGATCATAACTCCATTCGTATCAGCaaaattttggaaaaaagtagaatatatagaaaagtTAGAagacttatttttaaaattaaatgtgaATCCGACAATTTACTTAAGACATTTTCCTTATATAGTACAAAGAAATGAAGAAGTATTATTAGGAGAAAAACCAGTTTCAGTTTTTGGTTCTGATCTTGAAATATTATGCCAACGATTTGGTAAAGGATATAAAgagtttaaatatattccaTCCATTGTTGTAGATTTTTTAAGTCATTTAACTAAAacagaaattataaatacaaaagatttattttatttacaaacaGATGCAAATTCTTTATATGGTATAGTTGGAGATATAGAATATGGTGAGCCAACAACAGACTTTAACAATATTCCTTCTTTGGTCTGTTCTTTTAGACTTTTTCTAGATACACAGAAACATGGTTTATTAGGTAAAGATGCTTTTTCTAgattatatcatttaaaaattgtatcAGCATCAGATAAAGTAATAAGAGCTAACTTGTTTaaactatataataaattagaacAAGGAGTTAAGGAATGCTTACTGTgccttttaaaattttttaaaactgtATCTATCCATTCaagtgaaaataatatgacCATAGAAACTCTGGCGAAAATATTTTCGTCTACATTTTTTAGACCGAGAATTCCAAATGCAGTTTTTTCAGAGTGCATACCCTTGGCAAATAAATGCCTTCAGATGCTAATAGAGACTCCGGAAATTTTGACG aATCCACAGATATACGACACAGACAGCGACAGCTCTGAGATGAGCGAGGGTGATAGCGAATTGGAGGAGAGtaaagaaaaggaagagaTATCAGATAGTTCAAGTAATGAAGAAGAGGGGGAGGAAAAGGAGGAAGGAGAAGAGAGTGAACATAGTAGTAGTGAGGGGGAAAGGGATTCTGATAAAAGTGCATTATTGAATACTTCTTTGAATTCAGGAGATGAGGAAAAGGTagaagataaagaaaaaaaaaaaaaaagcgaatTAAAAAACGAAATTTTGGATGGTAATTCGGACGAAGGGTCTGAGGACGATGAATCGGAGGAAGACTCAATGGAAGATACAGTGGAAGACACAGGGGAGCAGTCGAAGGATGAGTCGAAGGATGAATCGAAGGACGAGTctaagaataaattaaattcgGGGAAAAACAGTAAAAGGGTTAATTTCAAAAGAGaggaattaaaagaatag